A genomic segment from Desulfovibrio aminophilus DSM 12254 encodes:
- a CDS encoding tetratricopeptide repeat protein has protein sequence MNEQSSGSGRTAFQAFDRVAVLSGNKIHAKIDKRILRLFAPSVIQVFEKGQAALDQIERHGVDLVLCDSGLADMTGLDFLGKIRGELKRRSLPVIMVSLMNSREYVLDAIGQGCSGYVIRPYAPKTLERYLVAAKRMADYPEEQRVRMEKARALAEQGDHKAAAEHYEEIISGGNEAQFYYDMGCSFLVKKEYAKAVVAFQKAIKYNELFAEAYKGLAEAYKARGDFERYKTNIEKAAEVLAQLDRFEEARLTFIQVLKHNREAHNPYKLLGLKLRRDGDLAGAVEAYFRALEMTPDDEQIHFNLGKAQHLLGQEAEARENISRALDLNPFFEEAKKLYTELFKKPFQAPLGAAFKGLSSAARLRGLDAD, from the coding sequence ATGAACGAACAGTCCAGCGGCAGCGGCAGAACGGCCTTCCAGGCCTTCGATCGGGTCGCGGTGCTCAGCGGCAACAAAATCCACGCAAAAATCGACAAGAGGATCCTGCGGCTGTTCGCACCAAGCGTGATCCAGGTGTTCGAGAAGGGTCAGGCAGCCCTGGACCAAATCGAGCGTCACGGGGTCGATCTCGTTCTCTGCGACTCGGGACTTGCCGACATGACCGGCCTGGATTTTTTGGGAAAAATCCGCGGGGAACTGAAGCGGCGCAGCCTGCCGGTAATCATGGTCTCGCTCATGAACAGCCGGGAATACGTCCTGGACGCCATCGGCCAGGGCTGCTCGGGATACGTGATCCGGCCATACGCTCCCAAGACCCTGGAGCGCTATCTCGTGGCGGCCAAACGCATGGCCGACTACCCGGAAGAGCAGCGTGTACGGATGGAAAAGGCCCGGGCCCTGGCCGAACAGGGCGACCACAAGGCCGCCGCCGAGCACTACGAGGAGATCATCAGCGGGGGCAACGAGGCCCAGTTCTACTACGACATGGGTTGTTCCTTCCTGGTGAAGAAGGAATACGCCAAGGCCGTGGTCGCCTTTCAGAAGGCCATCAAGTACAATGAACTCTTCGCCGAGGCCTACAAGGGGCTGGCCGAGGCCTACAAGGCCCGGGGAGATTTCGAACGCTACAAGACGAACATCGAGAAGGCCGCCGAGGTTCTGGCCCAGCTGGACCGTTTTGAAGAGGCCAGGTTGACCTTCATCCAGGTGCTCAAACACAACCGCGAGGCCCACAACCCCTACAAGCTGCTCGGGCTCAAACTGCGCCGCGACGGCGACTTGGCGGGGGCCGTGGAAGCCTATTTCCGTGCCCTCGAAATGACCCCGGACGACGAGCAGATTCACTTCAACCTCGGCAAGGCTCAGCATCTCCTCGGACAGGAGGCCGAGGCCCGGGAGAACATCTCCCGGGCCCTGGACCTCAATCCATTTTTCGAGGAAGCCAAGAAGCTCTACACCGAGCTTTTCAAGAAGCCCTTCCAGGCGCCACTCGGAGCGGCCTTCAAGGGCCTGTCCTCGGCCGCCCGTCTGCGCGGGTTGGACGCCGACTGA